Below is a genomic region from Pectobacterium polaris.
ATGTAGATAGGGCCGAAAACTTTGAACTGCTCGCCATTCGGCACCACGGTTCGTCCGTTCCAGATAGAATCGACGATCGCCTGACGGTCAATTGCAAGGATAAGCGCCTGACGAACACGCGGATCCTTGAGTGCGGGGTTATATTTGTCGAAGAACAGGATACGGTTGTTCGGAACAGGGCCGCCGACAATCTTCGCGTTACCCGACTGGTTCACCATCTCAAGCTGATCCGGCGGCAGATCGGTGGCAATGTCATAATCCCCCGCGATAAGGCCAGCGATACGCGATGAGACTTCCGGCACCATTCTGAAGATGACACGCTTCGCATTCGGCTTGCCACCAAAATACCGATCGTGCGCCACCAGCGTCACATGGTCATTGGCTACCGACTCCAGAACCTTATAGGGACCCGCGCCGACCGGCTTCTGCTTCCACTTAGCCCAGTCACCGCCCATCTTCACCCAGGCATCTTTGCTGATCACCACCGCGGCATAGCTTGCCAGTCGCTGTAACAAGATCGGATCTTTGAACTTCGTGACGAAACGGACGGTGTTTAGATCCACCACCTCGACATGATCAAGGCTGCTAAAATTTGTCAGATAGGCGGGATAACCGGGCGCTTTCGGATCGGTCAAACGCTCCGGTCCGAACGAAAAGGCGACGTCCTCCGCCGTCATTTCGCGACCATCATGAAAAATGACGCCCTTGCGAAGCGTCACTTCGAGCGTTTTATCGTCGATCCATTTCCACGCCGTCGCAAGGTTCGGCTGTACCGAGAAATCGCCATCAATATC
It encodes:
- a CDS encoding ABC transporter substrate-binding protein → MKRTSFIGAVVLFAVFLSGGIALAQEDTRPELRIAVQKNPETQEPVDAASNVAFRNNPSIHETLLKLDIDGDFSVQPNLATAWKWIDDKTLEVTLRKGVIFHDGREMTAEDVAFSFGPERLTDPKAPGYPAYLTNFSSLDHVEVVDLNTVRFVTKFKDPILLQRLASYAAVVISKDAWVKMGGDWAKWKQKPVGAGPYKVLESVANDHVTLVAHDRYFGGKPNAKRVIFRMVPEVSSRIAGLIAGDYDIATDLPPDQLEMVNQSGNAKIVGGPVPNNRILFFDKYNPALKDPRVRQALILAIDRQAIVDSIWNGRTVVPNGEQFKVFGPIYMKDRPKYEYNPDKARQLLKEAGYHGEPIALRSQNNYYTAENSVSEGVVAMWQAVGVNARMEFVESGKLFENTSSRAVGNWSSTAAIPDPYVSVYAMGFAKTAALGTQKIWVNDEFDQLGAKLEPTVAPADRARIFSEMLDIIEWKDPGITVLYQNAVFYGVSNKVKWKPKPVFAMDLGPQNLSFVNAAK